Below is a window of Thermocrinis sp. DNA.
CGCTTGTTAATTTAGACTTTAGTTGGTCTATGTTTTCTATCTTTAGCCAAGGGGCAAGTTTTAACTCTCCTACAAAGAGCTCGTATAAGCCCACAGCGAATATGTAAAGAATTACCGAAAGAAGGTGGATGTCCATTACGGATATAAACTTTGTAGCTAGCACCGCTGTATCTCTTGCGCTTTCGTCTGTTAAGACCTTGTAGAGCGTCTCAAAAAGCACGTATATACCATAAAAACCAAGAAACACCGCTCCCACAAACAGGCTAAGGGAAGGCAATAAAGCTATTGCTTTACCTTTCTCCAGAAGCTTCTTTAACATCTCCCAGTTCCCTCAAAGAATCTAAAAAGCTCTTTCTAAACTCCTCCTTCAACTTATGGGACCAAAAGGATATTTTAAGCGTATTTCCTTCCAATCTTGCCCAAACTTTGCGATGAATTGTGTAGAAAGCAAGAATCAATCCCAACACCAAAAGAATGGATCCGATCCAGATGATGGGAGAGCCTGGGCTGTAAGAGATTTGAAAACCACTGAAAAACCGTGGCCTAAAGCCTTCCAAAAACATTATGTAAGGAAAGTCTCTAAGTTCTTGTATCTGAGAAAAGGCAAAAACTGTAAGCTCTGGAGAGTATATGACTGGCACGTTGTAATCTCTACCATCCTTTAGAACTTTTATAACCAGAGCTGGTTTAAGATCCCCTTCAAAGCCAGCCTTTTCGTCCTCAAGGTTTAAAACAGACCTGTCTATGGACAAGAGCATGTCCTTGAATTCTACTACCTGACCCGCCTTTATCTCCACCTCTCCCAAAAAAGCTCTTTTTGGATCTTTGGGAAGGATGTTCCTGTCAAAGACCGAGAGTTTTACCCATCCAGCTTCTCCGGTGAGTCCGTAGGTTGCCTGAAATATCCTGTAGGGTCCGTGTTCAAAGGGAGCATTTACCGCAACCAGACCTTCCTTTATCACCTTTCCACCCTCAATGATTTCAATATTGCTTTCAAAACTGGCTATGGCATCTTTTATCTTTGGATCTCCTTTAAACTCCTTCCCTTTCCTTTTTGCTTCTTCCTCATAAGAGACTATATGAAAGGACTCAAGCTTTATCTGAAAGGGGAGCCTGTAGGATTTTTTACCATCCAGAGACTGCATAACGTTTTCCCTTAAGCCCTCAACCACTACCACCGTCCCCCTCTTGCCAAAGAGGGCATCTATCAAAGCTCCAGCCATTATGATAAGCAGGGCTATATGGACCACATAAACCCCAAGGCGA
It encodes the following:
- a CDS encoding YqhA family protein, which translates into the protein MLKKLLEKGKAIALLPSLSLFVGAVFLGFYGIYVLFETLYKVLTDESARDTAVLATKFISVMDIHLLSVILYIFAVGLYELFVGELKLAPWLKIENIDQLKSKLTSVIVLILAITFTKNFVEWKNPLDTLLFGLAVSAVIGVLIFYYKIKSEH
- a CDS encoding cytochrome c biogenesis protein ResB; translation: MFKGYAFFITSSISFLAVAIIGLFHLKEKGTVYFLLLAITGFLFAIAFTQFVLNAAKSLYQEYKKEGNLFTFLFEFFASLRLAIFLMITIGILSMLGSTYIQQGKTYDFYVQEHGPQIASWIWKLWLNDVFHSWYYILFIVLLAINLILCSYKRLPSVWKHAFSKERFQRLDEHLEKHLKPVEVMVNPDKNKVIKFLQSKGFKVFVEEKGERTFFYGEKGKYSRLGVYVVHIALLIIMAGALIDALFGKRGTVVVVEGLRENVMQSLDGKKSYRLPFQIKLESFHIVSYEEEAKRKGKEFKGDPKIKDAIASFESNIEIIEGGKVIKEGLVAVNAPFEHGPYRIFQATYGLTGEAGWVKLSVFDRNILPKDPKRAFLGEVEIKAGQVVEFKDMLLSIDRSVLNLEDEKAGFEGDLKPALVIKVLKDGRDYNVPVIYSPELTVFAFSQIQELRDFPYIMFLEGFRPRFFSGFQISYSPGSPIIWIGSILLVLGLILAFYTIHRKVWARLEGNTLKISFWSHKLKEEFRKSFLDSLRELGDVKEASGER